A window of the Gossypium hirsutum isolate 1008001.06 chromosome A03, Gossypium_hirsutum_v2.1, whole genome shotgun sequence genome harbors these coding sequences:
- the LOC107887363 gene encoding remorin 1.4, whose translation MTSWNHDSNYITEQVVGVAAAAYVITSIAEPSSIKDKNRKEGPTFSTWKPGIVSEQFSGEGSKKVPDSADIKVPVPNAKDEKATRHGSSFRRPAIFTDNAGSSSRTEPGSSRKPDTLSSQPERAAPKPERATSKPDHHAIKPGTPATRPELPPTPKPVPPVVEPKRQHTVRPGSDQAKADAWEKAEMVKIKDRYVKLNNTILEWEEKKKKKARSKLDKAEKSESEKKRARALTKFRNEMDYIKQVADGARAQANARQRNDELKAKEKANIIRTTGELPMTCFCC comes from the exons ATGACTAGTTGGAATCATGATTCAAACTATATAACAGAGCAAGTAGTTGGAGTTGCAGCTGCTGCATATGTCATTACATCGATTGCAGAACCCTCTTCGATCAAGGACAAGAACAGAAAGGAAGGTCCAACATTTTCAACATGGAAACCTGGCATCGTATCTGAACAATTTTCAG GTGAAGGTTCCAAGAAAGTTCCAGACAGTGCAGACATCAAAGTGCCAGTACCCAATGCCAAAGATGAAAAAGCAACTAGACATGGGTCATCGTTTAGAAGACCTGCTATTTTTACTGATAACGCGGGCAGCTCTAGTCGTACAGAACCTGGAAGTTCCCGGAAACCTGATACACTTTCCAGTCAACCAGAACGTGCAGCACCGAAACCTGAAAGAGCAACATCAAAACCAGACCATCATGCCATTAAACCAGGAACTCCTGCAACAAGACCCGAACTGCCTCCTACCCCTAAACCTGTGCCTCCGGTGGTAGAACCCAAAAGACAGCATACAGTAAGGCCAGGGTCAGATCAAGCAAAAGCAGATGCTTGGGAGAAAGCAGAGATGGTTAAAATCAAAGACCG GTATGTGAAGTTAAATAACACTATACTCGAATgggaggaaaagaagaaaaagaaggccAGAAGCAAGCTGGACAAAGCAGAG AAGAGTGAATCGGAGAAAAAGAGAGCAAGAGCCTTAACCAAATTTAGGAATGAAATGGACTACATCAAACAAGTTGCAGATGGAGCAAGAGCACAGGCAAATGCTAGACAAAGAAATGATGAGCTTAAAGCAAAGGAAAAGGCAAACATAATTAGAACAACAGGAGAGCTTCCAATGACATGCTTCTGCTGTTGA
- the LOC107887364 gene encoding uncharacterized protein — protein MWSFASNTIASIGLKSSKEANQACSECSDDELCSNGSRDEGLECPICWEPFNIVENVPYVLWCGHTLCQNCILGLQPAVLKLPTQQIKIPMFISCPWCHLIALRLVYKGNLKFPRKNFFILWMIESLNGDRYGISRRNLSGDNQAVGSLRCNLMLGNQAISGVVRRGSYANRSEQNRSLDTGGRNNAERHHFSLHKSLDFFIHFTSKFPLVTIFLLVVFFAIPGSAVILLLHFLVTVVFAIPSFLVLYFALPMLDRLVREITS, from the coding sequence atgtggagttttgcttcAAATACCATTGCTAGCATTGGGTTAAAGAGTTCAAAAGAGGCGAATCAAGCTTGTTCCGAGTGTTCAGATGATGAGCTGTGTTCAAATGGTAGTAGAGATGAAGGATTAGAGTGTCCCATTTGTTGGGAACCTTTCAACATTGTTGAGAATGTGCCTTATGTCTTATGGTGTGGTCACACTCTTTGCCAAAATTGTATCCTGGGTCTCCAACCTGCTGTTTTGAAACTCCCCACTCAGCAAATCAAGATCCCCATGTTCATTTCTTGCCCATGGTGCCACTTAATAGCGCTACGGCTAGTTTATAAGGGGAACCTCAAGTTCCCTCGGAAGAACTTCTTCATTTTGTGGATGATCGAGAGTTTGAATGGGGATAGGTATGGCATTTCCAGGAGAAATCTATCTGGGGACAATCAAGCCGTTGGCTCTCTGAGATGTAATTTAATGCTTGGCAATCAAGCTATCAGTGGTGTTGTTAGGAGAGGATCATATGCCAATCGTTCTGAACAAAATAGGTCTCTAGATACTGGTGGCAGAAATAATGCTGAGAGGCATCATTTCTCGCTTCATAAATCATTGGATTTCTTCATTCACTTTACATCCAAGTTCCCATTGGTCACCATTTTCCTTCTGGTTGTCTTCTTTGCAATACCGGGGAGTGCTGTTATCTTATTACTCCACTTTCTGGTCACAGTTGTTTTTGCCATCCCGTCTTTCTTGGTACTGTACTTTGCATTGCCTATGTTGGATAGGTTGGTAAGAGAAATCACCTCATGA
- the LOC107887365 gene encoding nodulin-related protein 1, producing the protein MASERDTKKGTSELLSSAKLVADAAKSTFNKESDKVDKGKVAGAGADLLGAAQHYGKLDKDKGVGQYVEKAETYLHQYQTSHLAPTTNPDSHGAGAAAKDSETAAAGGGGVGDYMKMAQGFLGK; encoded by the coding sequence ATGGCTTCAGAGAGAGACACTAAAAAAGGCACCTCCGAACTCCTGTCTAGCGCTAAGCTGGTGGCGGACGCAGCAAAATCCACATTCAACAAAGAAAGCGACAAGGTTGACAAGGGTAAGGTTGCTGGTGCAGGTGCTGATCTTTTGGGTGCCGCCCAACACTATGGGAAGCTGGATAAGGACAAGGGTGTTGGCCAATATGTCGAAAAGGCTGAGACTTACTTGCATCAATACCAGACCAGTCACTTAGCTCCCACCACCAACCCCGACTCCCATGGAGCAGGTGCCGCCGCCAAAGATTCTGAAACTGCTGCAGCTGGTGGTGGTGGTGTTGGGGATTACATGAAGATGGCTCAAGGTTTCTTAggcaaataa